One genomic window of Candidatus Brocadiaceae bacterium includes the following:
- a CDS encoding MBL fold metallo-hydrolase produces MNVGNMEVLPIECGGFRLDGGSMFGVVPKGQWERHAPADEDNRIAIALRAMLVRAGPDVILVDTGIGEDLPHKMRDTYAVDHEDSSLARSLKEAGLGLADITHVILTHLHFDHAGGATRIAPSGRMAPTFPNATYYVQRRQYDWAVAPEDYDGASYLPENFASLKEKGCLELLDGEAEIAAGVTVVPVHGHTPGQQLVEVSAKGESLLYCADLIPTTAHVHVPWIMSYDLEPLVTVREKRALLEVASAGGWTLFYEHDPRVVASAVAKTAKGYRIAEPIVRAHSAAG; encoded by the coding sequence ATGAACGTCGGCAACATGGAAGTGCTTCCGATTGAATGCGGGGGTTTCCGGCTGGATGGGGGCTCCATGTTCGGCGTGGTCCCCAAGGGACAGTGGGAACGGCATGCGCCGGCGGATGAAGACAACCGCATCGCGATCGCGTTGCGGGCGATGCTGGTGCGGGCCGGGCCGGACGTCATCCTTGTCGATACGGGCATCGGCGAGGATCTTCCCCACAAGATGCGCGATACCTACGCGGTGGATCATGAGGACTCCTCACTCGCCCGATCGCTGAAGGAGGCAGGGCTGGGCCTGGCGGACATCACCCACGTCATCCTGACTCACCTGCACTTCGACCACGCGGGCGGCGCGACCAGGATCGCCCCCTCGGGGCGGATGGCCCCGACGTTCCCGAACGCGACCTACTACGTGCAGAGGAGGCAGTATGACTGGGCCGTCGCCCCCGAGGACTACGACGGCGCGAGCTACCTCCCGGAGAACTTCGCCTCCCTGAAGGAGAAGGGCTGCCTCGAGCTTCTGGACGGCGAGGCGGAGATCGCCGCAGGGGTCACCGTGGTGCCGGTGCACGGGCACACGCCGGGGCAGCAACTGGTGGAGGTGTCGGCGAAGGGCGAGTCGCTGCTGTACTGCGCCGATCTCATCCCGACGACGGCGCACGTGCACGTGCCCTGGATCATGAGCTACGACCTCGAGCCGCTTGTGACGGTGCGTGAGAAGCGGGCCCTTCTGGAGGTCGCGTCGGCGGGAGGATGGACGCTCTTCTACGAGCACGATCCGCGGGTCGTGGCTTCGGCCGTGGCGAAGACCGCCAAGGGCTACCGGATCGCGGAGCCGATCGTCCGGGCGCACTCCGCAGCCGGATGA
- a CDS encoding dihydroorotate dehydrogenase-like protein, with translation MTDLRTAYMGLELANPIIVGSCGLTGSVRGVERCAEAGAGAVILKSIFEEQIAYEVDAAMAASADSIWHSEAIAYVANYTEKGSVGRYLSLISDAKKAVDIPVIASVHCVSAEIWADFAARAENAGADALELNAFILPSDPQVDGASIEGVYFDVVRAVTEKVSIPVALKLGSYFSGLANALCKLGDSGIGAVTLFNRFFASDIDTEKLELSAARSLSDANEYLLPLRWVSILHGRIGCDISATTGVHDVQTIVKLLLAGADTVQVASALYKHGIDYLARLVEDLRAWASAHGFAAIDDFRGMLSQRNAANPAAYERVQFMKFSSGME, from the coding sequence GTGACAGACCTGAGGACTGCATACATGGGCCTGGAGCTGGCCAACCCCATCATCGTCGGGAGCTGCGGACTGACGGGCAGCGTCCGCGGGGTCGAGAGGTGTGCCGAAGCGGGAGCCGGCGCCGTGATCCTCAAGTCCATCTTCGAAGAGCAGATCGCGTACGAGGTGGACGCGGCGATGGCCGCGAGCGCCGACAGCATATGGCACTCGGAGGCCATTGCATACGTGGCGAACTACACCGAGAAGGGCTCGGTGGGCCGGTATCTCTCGCTCATCTCGGATGCCAAGAAGGCGGTTGACATCCCGGTCATCGCGAGTGTCCACTGCGTCTCCGCCGAGATATGGGCCGACTTCGCCGCTCGGGCGGAGAACGCCGGGGCCGACGCCCTGGAGCTGAACGCGTTCATCCTGCCTTCGGATCCGCAGGTCGACGGGGCGTCGATTGAGGGGGTCTACTTCGACGTGGTCAGGGCGGTGACCGAGAAGGTGTCGATCCCCGTGGCCCTGAAGCTGGGCAGCTACTTCAGCGGGCTGGCGAACGCCCTGTGCAAGCTGGGCGACAGTGGAATCGGGGCCGTGACCTTGTTCAACCGCTTCTTCGCGTCCGACATAGACACGGAGAAGCTGGAACTCTCGGCAGCCCGGAGCCTCAGCGACGCGAACGAGTACCTGCTGCCCCTGCGGTGGGTGTCGATCCTCCATGGCCGAATCGGGTGCGACATCAGCGCGACCACGGGCGTCCATGACGTTCAGACGATCGTGAAGCTCCTGCTGGCGGGTGCCGATACGGTGCAGGTGGCGTCCGCCCTCTACAAGCACGGCATCGACTACCTGGCCAGGCTGGTGGAAGACCTGCGGGCCTGGGCGAGCGCCCACGGCTTCGCGGCGATCGACGACTTCCGGGGTATGCTCAGCCAGAGGAACGCGGCGAATCCAGCCGCCTACGAGCGTGTGCAGTTCATGAAGTTCTCCTCGGGCATGGAGTGA
- the katG gene encoding catalase/peroxidase HPI has product MSEECRCPVTGRTGGRPVGGGPSTRDWWPNQLNLKTLHQHSPMGNPLGEGFNYAEEFSKLDLKAVKEDLYALMTDSQDWWPADYGHYGPLFIRMAWHSAGTYRMGDGRGGAGSGSQRLAPLNSWPDNVNLDKARRLLWPIKRKYGRAISWADLLVLAGNCALESMGVKTFGFGGGREDVWEPEEDIYWGAESEWLGDKRYSGDRELENPLAAVQMGLIYVNPEGPNGNPDPIASGRDVRETFARMAMNDEETVALVAGGHTFGKCHGAGDPKLVGPEPEAAPLEEQGLGWKSRFRSGKGGDTIGSGIEGAWKPNPTRWDMGYLTVLFKYEWELVKSPAGANQWLARDVAEQDMVVDAHDPSKKVRPMMTTADLSLRYDPIYEPIARHYLEHPEVFADAFARAWFKLTHRDMGPRSRYLGPEVPAEVLIWQDPVPAVDHELIDAGDIADLKGRILASGLSIPTLVSTAWASACTFRGSDKRGGANGARIRLAPQKDWEANEPERLQGVLRTLEGIRAEFNAAQAGGKKVSLADLIVLGGCAAVEQAARNAGHDVTVPFTPGRTDASQEQTDAESFAVLEPKADGFRNYLPAKYSVASEHLLVDRAQLLTLTAPEMTVLVGGLRVLNANFEQSSHGVFTKRPEALTNDFFVNLLDMRTEWKPISEAGDVFEGRDRATGEVRWTGTRVDLVFGSNSQLRAIAEVYASDDAGGKFVHDFVTAWSKVMDLDRFDVA; this is encoded by the coding sequence ATGAGCGAGGAATGCAGGTGTCCCGTGACGGGCAGGACGGGCGGACGGCCGGTGGGCGGAGGCCCATCGACCCGCGACTGGTGGCCGAACCAGCTTAACCTGAAGACGCTTCATCAGCACTCTCCCATGGGCAACCCGTTGGGGGAGGGGTTCAACTACGCCGAGGAGTTCAGCAAGCTCGACCTGAAGGCGGTGAAGGAGGACCTCTACGCCCTGATGACCGACTCGCAGGACTGGTGGCCGGCCGACTACGGTCACTACGGTCCCCTCTTCATCCGGATGGCCTGGCACAGCGCGGGCACATACCGGATGGGCGACGGCCGCGGCGGCGCGGGGTCGGGCAGCCAGCGTCTTGCCCCCCTCAACAGTTGGCCGGACAACGTGAACCTCGACAAGGCGCGTCGCCTGCTCTGGCCGATCAAGCGGAAGTACGGCCGCGCGATCTCCTGGGCCGACCTCCTGGTCCTGGCCGGCAACTGCGCGCTCGAGTCGATGGGGGTCAAGACCTTCGGTTTCGGCGGCGGTCGCGAAGACGTCTGGGAGCCGGAGGAGGACATCTACTGGGGAGCCGAGAGCGAGTGGCTGGGCGATAAACGCTACTCCGGGGATCGGGAACTCGAGAACCCCCTGGCCGCCGTGCAGATGGGGCTGATCTACGTGAACCCGGAAGGCCCGAACGGCAACCCGGACCCCATCGCCTCCGGCCGCGACGTGCGCGAGACGTTCGCGCGCATGGCCATGAACGACGAGGAAACCGTAGCGCTCGTGGCCGGCGGGCACACCTTCGGCAAGTGCCATGGTGCGGGCGACCCGAAGCTCGTGGGCCCGGAACCCGAGGCCGCGCCCCTCGAGGAGCAGGGCCTCGGCTGGAAGAGCCGCTTCCGCAGCGGCAAGGGCGGCGACACGATCGGCAGCGGCATCGAGGGCGCCTGGAAGCCGAACCCGACCCGGTGGGACATGGGCTATCTGACGGTGCTGTTCAAGTACGAGTGGGAGCTGGTCAAGAGCCCCGCCGGCGCGAACCAGTGGCTGGCCAGGGACGTGGCCGAACAGGACATGGTGGTCGACGCGCACGACCCGTCGAAGAAGGTCCGGCCGATGATGACCACTGCCGACCTCTCCCTGCGCTACGATCCGATCTACGAGCCGATCGCGCGGCACTACCTGGAGCACCCCGAGGTGTTCGCGGACGCCTTTGCCCGGGCGTGGTTCAAGCTCACGCACCGCGACATGGGCCCCCGGTCGCGCTACCTCGGTCCGGAGGTGCCGGCGGAGGTGCTGATCTGGCAGGATCCGGTGCCCGCCGTCGATCATGAGTTGATCGACGCCGGCGACATCGCCGACCTGAAGGGCAGGATCCTTGCCTCCGGCCTGTCCATCCCGACGCTGGTCTCGACCGCCTGGGCGTCCGCGTGCACGTTCCGCGGGTCCGACAAGCGGGGCGGGGCGAACGGGGCGCGCATCCGGCTGGCGCCGCAGAAGGACTGGGAGGCCAACGAGCCCGAGAGACTGCAGGGCGTGCTCCGGACGCTCGAGGGAATCCGCGCGGAGTTCAACGCGGCCCAGGCGGGCGGGAAGAAGGTCTCCCTGGCCGACCTGATCGTGCTGGGCGGATGTGCGGCCGTCGAGCAGGCGGCGAGGAACGCCGGGCACGACGTGACGGTGCCCTTCACGCCCGGGCGCACGGACGCCTCCCAGGAACAGACCGACGCGGAGTCCTTCGCCGTGCTCGAACCGAAGGCGGACGGATTCCGCAACTACCTCCCGGCGAAGTACTCCGTGGCGTCCGAGCACCTGCTGGTCGACCGTGCGCAACTGTTGACGCTGACCGCGCCGGAGATGACGGTCCTGGTGGGCGGCCTGCGGGTCCTGAACGCCAACTTCGAGCAGTCCTCGCACGGGGTCTTCACGAAGAGGCCGGAGGCGCTGACCAACGACTTCTTCGTGAACCTGCTCGACATGCGCACGGAGTGGAAGCCCATCTCGGAGGCCGGCGACGTGTTCGAGGGCAGGGATCGCGCGACGGGCGAGGTCCGGTGGACCGGCACCCGTGTCGACCTCGTCTTCGGCTCGAACTCCCAGCTCCGGGCGATCGCGGAGGTCTACGCGAGCGACGATGCCGGGGGGAAGTTCGTGCACGACTTCGTGACCGCGTGGAGCAAGGTCATGGATCTTGACCGCTTCGACGTGGCCTGA
- a CDS encoding 3-oxoacyl-ACP synthase, translating to MNAVIRSLTTANPPLYVTQQEAYEGYDSCYELEPEERELYRRILLDGPGRGRYIGMDSPMDVARADQDDLIGRFERFGRRIAAAAGRDALRQAGVEPEEVRALVTNTCTGYICPGMSSYLVEDLQLEESVRVFDLMGMGCGGALPNLDCAAAALARGGPVLSVAFEVCSATLFMGAAPDLVVSNCIFADGAAAAVLDRSGTTGPACLLDSEGGVFPQHREALRYRWEDGRLRNSLSARVPAIGARTALQVAGRLLQRRGLTIADVAHWAVHPGGTVVLDRVADVFGLERGDLQDSYDVFREFGNMSSPSVLFVLRRILDLRRPRPGELGMLLSFGAGFTAYATLVAFGNGCEEGPVG from the coding sequence ATGAACGCTGTGATTCGCTCGCTGACGACGGCCAATCCACCGCTGTACGTCACTCAGCAGGAGGCCTATGAGGGCTACGACTCCTGCTATGAGCTGGAGCCGGAGGAGCGTGAGCTGTACCGGCGCATCCTCCTGGACGGGCCGGGCCGCGGACGCTACATCGGCATGGACAGCCCGATGGACGTCGCCCGGGCCGATCAGGACGATCTGATCGGCCGCTTCGAGCGCTTCGGGCGGCGGATCGCCGCCGCCGCGGGCCGGGACGCCCTCCGCCAGGCAGGGGTGGAACCCGAGGAAGTGCGCGCACTCGTGACCAACACGTGCACGGGCTACATCTGTCCCGGGATGTCCTCGTACCTGGTCGAAGACCTCCAGTTGGAAGAGTCCGTGCGGGTCTTCGACCTGATGGGCATGGGCTGCGGAGGCGCACTGCCGAATCTGGACTGCGCCGCTGCCGCGCTCGCCCGCGGAGGCCCCGTGCTGTCGGTCGCATTCGAGGTCTGCAGCGCCACGCTCTTCATGGGCGCCGCCCCGGATCTGGTCGTCAGCAACTGCATCTTCGCCGACGGAGCCGCTGCCGCCGTACTGGACCGCTCGGGCACAACGGGGCCGGCGTGCCTCCTGGATTCGGAAGGCGGCGTCTTCCCACAGCATCGCGAGGCGCTCAGATACCGCTGGGAGGACGGACGCCTCCGCAACAGCCTGAGCGCACGGGTACCCGCCATCGGCGCGCGAACGGCTCTGCAGGTTGCCGGCCGCCTGCTGCAGCGCCGAGGGCTGACAATCGCGGACGTGGCCCACTGGGCCGTCCATCCGGGGGGCACGGTCGTTCTGGACCGCGTGGCCGACGTGTTCGGCCTGGAGCGGGGCGACCTCCAGGACTCCTATGACGTCTTCCGGGAGTTCGGCAACATGTCCTCGCCGTCCGTGCTCTTCGTGCTGCGCCGCATCCTGGACCTGCGTCGGCCGCGGCCCGGCGAACTCGGGATGCTCCTGTCCTTCGGAGCCGGGTTCACCGCCTACGCCACCCTCGTGGCCTTCGGGAACGGCTGCGAAGAGGGCCCGGTCGGCTGA
- a CDS encoding FAD-dependent monooxygenase — protein sequence MRAEGDVLIIGAGPVGLTLANLLGAAGIPCLLLDRRTETPLQSRAIGVAPPSLAIMESVGCLEALMGRGVPIRDAVVWDGRRTRGTLTFRHLPGRYPMVLAVPQRETMRILEDRLPAWSCVCYQDGMEFLGLRDAGPRPEIRLRDLRSGRESTVAPSLLIGCDGHRSAVREAAGFACARKRYRTAFSMADFEGGPSMGSPAHLFFTEKGAVESFPLPGGRRRWIVQMQDLRDRLDGPGLVECVRARTGADLAAADGSDVSWFQPQRQCAGRFAAGRIVLCGDSAHVMTPIGGQGMNTGLADARHAAEMIGRWRAGASWKRLCAAYDRRRRRAFRFAADRAALGMWIGTRKGPLARPRSALVARCLRSERLARAMAMHYAMLTVPPDGPARSGRTCGGRRDPGGTG from the coding sequence ATGCGCGCTGAGGGCGATGTCCTCATCATCGGCGCCGGCCCCGTCGGGCTGACGCTGGCCAATCTGCTGGGGGCCGCGGGCATTCCCTGTCTGCTGCTCGATCGGCGCACGGAGACCCCGCTGCAGTCGCGGGCCATCGGAGTGGCGCCGCCCTCGCTGGCGATCATGGAGTCGGTCGGCTGCCTGGAGGCACTGATGGGGCGGGGCGTTCCGATTCGAGACGCCGTGGTCTGGGACGGCCGCCGGACGCGGGGGACGCTCACCTTTCGCCACCTGCCGGGACGCTACCCTATGGTGCTGGCGGTGCCGCAGCGGGAGACGATGCGAATCCTGGAGGACCGCCTCCCTGCCTGGTCGTGCGTGTGCTACCAGGACGGCATGGAGTTCCTGGGGCTGCGGGATGCCGGGCCTCGTCCGGAGATCCGGCTCAGAGACCTGAGGTCGGGCCGCGAGTCCACCGTGGCGCCGTCTCTGCTGATCGGATGCGACGGGCACCGAAGCGCCGTTCGGGAGGCCGCCGGTTTCGCGTGCGCACGCAAGCGATACCGGACGGCGTTCTCGATGGCGGACTTCGAGGGCGGCCCCTCCATGGGCTCACCGGCCCATCTCTTCTTCACCGAGAAGGGGGCCGTGGAGTCGTTTCCCTTGCCGGGTGGCCGGCGGCGGTGGATCGTGCAGATGCAGGACCTCCGCGATCGTCTGGACGGGCCGGGCCTGGTCGAGTGCGTGCGGGCGCGAACCGGAGCGGACCTGGCGGCGGCGGACGGCTCGGACGTCTCGTGGTTCCAGCCCCAGCGTCAGTGCGCCGGGCGCTTCGCCGCAGGTCGGATCGTGCTCTGCGGGGACAGCGCCCACGTGATGACGCCCATCGGCGGGCAGGGCATGAACACGGGCCTGGCCGACGCCCGGCATGCGGCCGAGATGATCGGGCGGTGGCGGGCAGGGGCTTCATGGAAGCGCCTGTGCGCCGCCTATGACCGGAGGCGCCGGCGGGCATTCCGTTTCGCGGCCGACCGTGCGGCCCTGGGCATGTGGATCGGCACGCGGAAGGGGCCTCTCGCGCGGCCCCGCAGTGCGCTCGTGGCGCGCTGCCTTCGGTCCGAGCGGCTGGCACGGGCCATGGCGATGCACTACGCGATGTTGACGGTGCCCCCCGACGGGCCGGCCCGGTCCGGCCGAACGTGTGGCGGGCGGCGCGATCCGGGGGGCACGGGATGA
- a CDS encoding class I SAM-dependent methyltransferase, translated as MTRPRSRISIGDCLDAPAAKRVLNERLFTAIAAEYARVSVGLSFGRDAAWKRRLVRALPRVARPACVDIACGTGDLTRLLARRFPDGGVAGIDLTPAMLVRARAATCEANVRYEVGDMMSLPLPDASADLATGGYALRNAPDLQGAISEVARILRVGGHAAFLEFVHWPGRLSGGVELFVLGAWCGLWGLLVHGNPQVYGYIAASLRRFPTPAGLVERFERAGLRTVKMIPCLFGIMSILLLRKERSP; from the coding sequence ATGACCCGGCCGCGCTCCCGGATCAGTATCGGCGACTGCCTGGACGCGCCGGCGGCCAAGCGGGTGCTCAACGAGCGGCTGTTCACGGCGATCGCCGCCGAGTACGCCCGCGTCAGCGTCGGGCTGTCGTTCGGACGCGATGCCGCCTGGAAGCGGCGTCTTGTGCGGGCACTGCCTCGCGTGGCCCGGCCGGCGTGCGTGGACATCGCCTGCGGCACCGGGGACCTGACCCGCCTGCTCGCGCGGCGTTTTCCGGACGGGGGCGTGGCCGGGATCGACCTGACTCCCGCCATGCTGGTGCGGGCGCGTGCCGCCACCTGCGAGGCGAACGTGCGCTACGAGGTCGGCGACATGATGAGCCTTCCCCTGCCGGACGCCTCGGCGGACCTGGCCACGGGCGGGTACGCGCTGCGCAACGCCCCCGACCTGCAGGGCGCCATCTCCGAGGTCGCGCGCATACTGCGGGTCGGCGGGCATGCGGCGTTTCTGGAGTTCGTGCACTGGCCCGGCCGGTTGTCCGGCGGAGTCGAGCTGTTCGTGCTGGGGGCGTGGTGCGGGCTCTGGGGCCTTCTCGTGCACGGCAATCCCCAGGTCTACGGGTACATCGCGGCCAGCCTCCGTCGGTTTCCGACCCCGGCGGGGCTGGTTGAGCGCTTCGAGCGCGCGGGCCTTCGGACGGTCAAGATGATCCCCTGTCTCTTCGGCATCATGTCCATACTGCTCCTGCGCAAGGAGCGCTCGCCCTGA
- a CDS encoding PQQ-binding-like beta-propeller repeat protein encodes MAGVGSRIARIALVGLSVGWLSIAAAAERGDTDWPRFRGPGGQGVSTAAGLPLKWSSTENVRWKTPLPGPGTSSPVVVGRRVFLTCYSGFGVPGLPTGTQEDLRLHVLCLDRDTGEILWNRTLQPRLPEQPGIREAHGYASSTPVADDERLYVYFGNSGVYAFDFQGEQLWHRDVGSKLHPWGSGASPILWQDLLIVNASIESGCAVALNRQSGQEVWRAQGIREAWNTPLVLTLPDGTSELVLAMQGKVVGLDPAGGRELWNCASDITWYIVPSVVAHEDVVWCLGGRSGTAAVAVRAGGRGDVTATHRLWTGARGSNVPSPIVHDGHLYWMHEGRGTAFCAEAATGRIVYEQAIRPRAGQVYASPVLADGRLFYLNRKGQTFVLAASPTFELLAVNDLADGSTFNASPAPSGDRLLLRSDRFLYCIAGD; translated from the coding sequence ATGGCTGGTGTGGGCTCGAGGATCGCGCGAATCGCCCTCGTGGGTCTGTCCGTCGGATGGCTGAGTATCGCGGCGGCGGCGGAACGCGGGGACACGGACTGGCCGCGGTTCCGCGGACCGGGCGGCCAGGGTGTCAGCACCGCCGCCGGTCTGCCCCTGAAGTGGAGCTCGACGGAGAACGTCCGCTGGAAGACCCCCCTGCCGGGCCCGGGCACGTCGAGCCCGGTCGTTGTGGGCCGGCGGGTCTTCCTGACCTGTTACAGCGGTTTCGGCGTGCCCGGCCTGCCGACGGGGACCCAGGAGGATCTGAGGCTCCACGTCCTGTGCCTGGACCGCGACACCGGGGAGATCCTGTGGAACAGGACGCTCCAGCCCCGACTGCCCGAGCAGCCCGGGATCCGCGAGGCGCACGGGTACGCCTCGAGCACGCCGGTCGCCGACGACGAACGGCTCTACGTGTACTTCGGCAACTCGGGCGTCTACGCCTTCGACTTCCAGGGCGAGCAGTTGTGGCATCGAGACGTCGGCAGCAAGCTGCACCCCTGGGGTTCGGGCGCCTCCCCCATCCTGTGGCAGGACCTGCTGATCGTCAATGCCAGCATCGAGAGCGGGTGCGCGGTGGCCCTCAACAGGCAGTCGGGCCAGGAGGTCTGGCGCGCCCAGGGCATCCGGGAGGCGTGGAACACGCCGCTGGTCCTCACGCTTCCGGACGGCACGTCCGAACTGGTCCTGGCCATGCAGGGCAAGGTCGTGGGGCTGGACCCCGCCGGCGGCCGGGAGCTGTGGAACTGTGCGAGCGACATCACCTGGTACATCGTCCCCAGCGTCGTGGCCCACGAGGACGTGGTCTGGTGCCTCGGCGGCCGCTCGGGGACGGCCGCGGTCGCCGTGCGCGCCGGCGGACGCGGCGACGTGACCGCCACCCACCGGCTCTGGACCGGCGCCAGGGGCTCCAACGTGCCCTCGCCGATCGTGCACGACGGACACCTCTACTGGATGCACGAGGGCCGCGGCACGGCGTTCTGCGCGGAGGCGGCAACCGGGCGGATCGTGTATGAACAGGCGATCCGGCCGCGAGCGGGCCAGGTGTATGCCTCCCCCGTCCTGGCCGACGGCCGCCTGTTCTACCTCAACCGAAAGGGACAGACCTTCGTCCTGGCCGCGTCGCCCACGTTCGAACTGCTTGCCGTCAACGACCTGGCGGACGGAAGCACCTTCAACGCGAGCCCTGCCCCGTCCGGCGACCGGCTGCTGCTGCGCTCGGACCGGTTTCTCTACTGCATTGCCGGTGACTGA
- a CDS encoding PQQ-binding-like beta-propeller repeat protein: MCGLYARSRESGLRRVCGLIVLAAAAVGASVGECVDWPQFRGPGRDGKSPETGLLRQWPDGGPGLLWAVDGLGIGFSSCAVADGMVYTTGMEDGVGYICAVDTEGRPIWKMPYGAEWTGQHPGSRTTPTVDGALLYVMTAYGRVGCFDAKTGEEKWAVDTAQTFGARTLTWGLAESLLIDGDRVICTPGGPDATMVALDKMTGRTVWVSTGLSDKAGYCSPILIERGGRRIICTLTGSAVVGIDADTGRLLWRSERSVPYDIHATAPEYSNGRLYVTSGYGGVRGQMFELSPDGSQIALRWTDSNLDVQHGGTILHQERVYGSSDRNRPGRWLCLDIAAGQVLAETPGVGKGSLSFADGMIYAYGERGGVVGLVNPDPREYGLVSSFRITRGAGQHWAHPAIANGRLYIRRGDVLMAFDIRAR, encoded by the coding sequence ATGTGCGGTCTGTACGCGCGGAGCCGGGAGTCCGGCCTGAGGCGGGTGTGCGGGTTGATCGTGCTGGCGGCGGCGGCCGTCGGCGCGTCGGTCGGCGAATGCGTCGACTGGCCGCAGTTCAGGGGGCCCGGTCGCGACGGCAAGTCTCCTGAGACAGGCCTGTTGCGGCAGTGGCCCGACGGCGGGCCGGGACTGCTCTGGGCCGTGGACGGCCTGGGCATCGGGTTCTCCTCCTGCGCGGTGGCGGACGGGATGGTCTACACCACCGGGATGGAAGACGGCGTGGGGTACATCTGCGCCGTCGACACCGAGGGACGGCCCATCTGGAAGATGCCGTACGGCGCCGAGTGGACGGGCCAGCACCCGGGCAGCCGGACCACGCCCACGGTGGACGGCGCGCTGCTCTACGTCATGACGGCCTACGGGCGGGTCGGCTGCTTCGACGCGAAGACGGGCGAGGAGAAGTGGGCGGTCGACACGGCGCAGACGTTCGGGGCGCGCACGCTGACCTGGGGACTCGCCGAATCGCTCCTGATCGACGGCGACCGCGTGATCTGCACTCCCGGCGGCCCCGACGCCACGATGGTGGCGCTCGACAAGATGACCGGCCGGACCGTCTGGGTCAGCACGGGCTTGAGCGACAAGGCGGGGTACTGCTCGCCGATCCTGATCGAGCGCGGCGGGCGGCGCATCATCTGCACGCTCACGGGCAGCGCCGTGGTCGGGATCGATGCCGACACGGGCCGACTCCTCTGGCGGTCCGAGCGCAGCGTCCCGTACGACATCCACGCGACGGCGCCGGAGTACTCCAACGGCCGTCTCTACGTGACCAGCGGGTACGGCGGCGTCCGGGGGCAGATGTTCGAGTTGTCTCCGGACGGCTCGCAGATCGCCCTGCGCTGGACCGACAGCAACCTGGACGTGCAGCACGGCGGCACCATCCTGCACCAGGAGAGGGTCTACGGCTCCAGCGACCGCAACCGGCCGGGTCGCTGGCTCTGCCTGGACATCGCCGCGGGGCAGGTGCTTGCGGAGACCCCCGGGGTGGGCAAGGGCTCGCTGTCCTTCGCCGACGGGATGATCTACGCCTACGGAGAACGGGGCGGCGTGGTCGGGCTGGTCAACCCGGATCCTCGCGAGTACGGGCTGGTGTCCTCGTTCCGGATCACCCGCGGCGCGGGGCAGCACTGGGCCCATCCTGCCATAGCGAACGGGCGGCTCTACATCCGCCGCGGCGACGTTCTGATGGCCTTCGACATCCGGGCCCGGTGA